A single genomic interval of Patescibacteria group bacterium harbors:
- a CDS encoding radical SAM protein, with protein sequence MKIINKQPRTATLAVTYRCNSRCRMCNIWRSKIADSLKPADYLKLPKSLNDINITGGEPFLRDDLLEILDSIFKRCNPERLVISSNGFLTDRIVGLAKIILKRSYADRVIIALSLDALGKKHNEIRGVVNAFELVINTITELKRIGFNNIGLGFTFISGNEDQYLPVYEFAKKNNLNFGATIAHNAENYFSTDNNEKPDYKIIKKQTDYYIGEKIESFKKNELGKCYYMHGLAYYARTGKALVNCDAMRGSFFIDPRGNIYPCNILTDIAGNLLEADFKNIWQSRAADKIRCKTKNCPTACWMVCTAKPGIKKHWLKTGLWLIKRKLKQ encoded by the coding sequence ATGAAAATAATAAATAAACAACCTCGCACCGCGACTTTAGCCGTAACTTATAGATGCAATTCACGTTGCCGGATGTGCAATATCTGGCGAAGTAAAATTGCCGACAGCCTAAAGCCGGCTGACTATTTAAAATTGCCGAAAAGTTTAAATGATATAAATATTACCGGCGGCGAACCATTTTTAAGGGATGATTTATTAGAGATATTGGATAGTATTTTTAAAAGATGCAACCCTGAAAGATTGGTTATTTCATCCAACGGTTTTTTAACCGACCGGATAGTCGGTCTAGCTAAAATAATCTTAAAGCGTAGCTATGCCGACCGCGTTATTATCGCTTTGTCTCTGGACGCTCTAGGCAAAAAGCATAATGAAATCCGGGGAGTCGTTAATGCTTTTGAACTGGTTATTAACACAATAACCGAATTAAAAAGAATCGGCTTTAATAATATCGGCCTAGGTTTTACTTTTATCTCCGGGAATGAAGATCAGTATTTACCCGTCTATGAATTCGCCAAGAAGAATAACTTAAATTTCGGCGCGACTATCGCCCATAACGCGGAAAATTATTTTTCTACGGACAATAATGAAAAACCTGATTATAAAATAATTAAAAAGCAGACTGATTATTATATTGGTGAAAAAATAGAATCGTTTAAAAAAAATGAGCTGGGCAAATGCTATTATATGCATGGCTTAGCTTATTATGCCAGGACGGGGAAAGCGTTAGTTAATTGTGACGCTATGCGCGGGTCATTTTTCATAGATCCGCGGGGCAATATTTATCCCTGTAATATTTTAACCGATATCGCCGGCAATTTACTTGAGGCAGATTTTAAGAATATTTGGCAAAGCCGGGCGGCTGATAAAATTAGATGTAAAACAAAAAATTGTCCGACTGCCTGCTGGATGGTCTGCACGGCCAAGCCGGGGATAAAAAAACACTGGCTAAAAACAGGGCTTTGGTTAATTAAACGTAAATTGAAGCAATAA
- a CDS encoding radical SAM protein, with protein MFNKHKTIKYGKIALAKLKNIFVGNIYLRTGLFMPRPTKLYYLMSNKCNFRCQMCPQWKIGEGENISGYISENRIKEIIKEMAKLKIFEFGISGGEPLIFKDKLLRLLKYANEQGLYTHFATNGSLLTEEFLEKYDNFGGGHISLSLDAGEILHDSLRGFPGAYKNAMAVMKISSGNKYKNINLKINITLTNENLDEISPLLMKAKEIGAMVFIQPYDAYDYGNKNIDYKENNYPLWVKKENYFKLKKLISKLLEFKRKNPEILLNDEKHLKVFYSYFTDSNYSAKCYAAIDQVTIDPFGNVILCKFGKIVNLRDTSLKDYIYSKKRKDIVKASLQCGEGCLLGCMFKPSLIDLIRHGSKQFFKLIK; from the coding sequence ATGTTTAATAAACATAAAACAATTAAATACGGTAAAATTGCTTTAGCCAAATTAAAGAATATATTTGTTGGCAATATTTATTTAAGGACAGGATTATTTATGCCCCGGCCGACTAAATTATATTATTTGATGTCAAATAAATGTAATTTTCGCTGTCAAATGTGCCCGCAATGGAAAATCGGAGAAGGTGAAAATATTAGTGGTTATATTAGCGAAAACAGAATTAAAGAGATAATTAAAGAAATGGCAAAATTAAAAATTTTTGAATTTGGAATTTCCGGCGGCGAACCTTTAATTTTTAAAGACAAATTATTAAGGCTGTTAAAATATGCTAATGAGCAAGGTCTCTATACCCATTTCGCGACCAACGGCAGCTTATTAACCGAAGAATTTTTAGAAAAATATGATAACTTCGGCGGCGGCCATATTTCACTGTCTTTGGACGCGGGCGAAATTTTACATGACAGCTTGCGCGGATTCCCCGGCGCTTATAAAAACGCCATGGCAGTGATGAAAATATCCAGCGGTAATAAATATAAAAATATAAATTTAAAAATTAACATTACGTTGACTAATGAAAATTTAGATGAAATAAGCCCCTTGCTCATGAAAGCAAAAGAAATTGGCGCGATGGTTTTTATCCAGCCTTATGATGCCTACGATTACGGCAATAAAAATATAGATTATAAAGAAAATAATTATCCATTATGGGTTAAAAAAGAAAATTATTTTAAATTAAAAAAATTAATCAGTAAATTATTAGAATTTAAAAGAAAAAATCCGGAGATATTATTAAACGACGAAAAACACTTGAAAGTTTTTTATAGTTATTTTACCGATAGCAATTATTCAGCCAAGTGCTATGCCGCCATAGACCAAGTAACTATAGATCCTTTCGGCAATGTGATATTATGTAAATTCGGAAAAATTGTTAATTTGCGTGACACCAGCTTAAAGGATTATATATATAGCAAAAAAAGAAAAGATATCGTTAAGGCCAGCCTGCAATGCGGTGAAGGTTGTTTGCTTGGTTGTATGTTTAAGCCAAGTCTTATAGATTTAATCAGACACGGAAGCAAGCAGTTCTTTAAATTAATAAAATAA
- a CDS encoding glycosyltransferase family 4 protein gives MSRVLKILQINKFYYLKGGSERHMFDITQILEQKGHAVIPFSMQDPRNKTSEYDKYFISEVDLNKFSLKNIVKFFWNYDAVRKLEILIRNEKPDIAHLHNIAHQFSPAIIYVLKKHKIPVVQTLHDYKLICPNYKLFNKNKACLKCLNGKYYNCFLGECVKNSYLKSFLAMLEAYLYKWLRTYALVDLFIAPSQFMKDKCVESGIKEEKIKILRHFVDDKYFSINSEVGDYLLYFGRLSDEKGVDILFRAMRETNSGQRLKIVGAGPDYEKYKLKILDSRLSEKVELCGPKYDDELIGIVKQAKAIIMPSVWPENMPYSLLEAMAMGKVVIASRIGGMAEVINDKANGFLFRAGGEKELASIMNNLGNCNLEKIGEMARESASRNKKDEYCESLLRIYQGAERQARL, from the coding sequence ATGTCAAGAGTATTAAAAATTCTACAAATAAATAAATTTTATTATTTAAAAGGCGGCAGCGAGCGGCATATGTTTGATATAACTCAAATATTAGAACAAAAAGGCCATGCCGTAATACCTTTTTCAATGCAAGATCCGAGAAATAAAACCTCTGAATACGATAAATATTTTATAAGCGAAGTAGATTTGAATAAATTCAGCCTGAAAAATATTGTAAAGTTTTTTTGGAATTACGACGCGGTTAGAAAGCTGGAAATATTAATTAGAAATGAGAAGCCCGATATCGCCCACTTGCATAATATCGCGCACCAGTTTAGCCCGGCGATTATATATGTTTTAAAAAAGCATAAAATACCCGTTGTCCAGACTTTGCATGATTATAAATTAATTTGCCCCAATTATAAGCTATTTAATAAAAATAAGGCTTGCCTGAAATGTTTAAACGGAAAATATTATAATTGCTTTTTGGGCGAGTGCGTGAAAAATTCTTACTTAAAAAGTTTTTTGGCTATGCTCGAAGCGTATTTATATAAATGGTTAAGAACATATGCTTTGGTTGATTTATTTATCGCTCCCAGCCAGTTTATGAAAGATAAATGCGTTGAATCAGGAATCAAGGAAGAAAAAATTAAAATATTAAGACATTTTGTAGATGATAAATATTTTAGTATTAATAGCGAGGTCGGAGATTATCTATTGTATTTCGGCCGCTTATCTGATGAAAAAGGAGTTGATATTTTATTTAGGGCCATGCGGGAAACTAATAGCGGGCAGAGATTAAAAATTGTCGGCGCCGGCCCGGATTATGAAAAGTATAAATTAAAAATTTTGGATAGCCGACTCTCGGAAAAAGTTGAGTTATGCGGGCCTAAATATGATGATGAGCTTATTGGAATCGTTAAACAGGCTAAAGCCATTATTATGCCGTCAGTTTGGCCGGAGAATATGCCATATAGCCTTTTGGAAGCTATGGCTATGGGAAAAGTAGTTATCGCTTCACGGATCGGCGGCATGGCAGAGGTTATAAATGATAAGGCCAACGGATTTTTATTCAGGGCGGGTGGCGAAAAAGAATTAGCCTCGATTATGAACAATTTGGGTAATTGCAATCTAGAGAAAATCGGTGAAATGGCGAGAGAATCAGCCAGTCGCAATAAAAAAGACGAATACTGCGAAAGTCTTTTGCGTATTTATCAAGGAGCGGAAAGGCAGGCGCGTTTATGA
- a CDS encoding putative glycoside hydrolase: MIINNHKKILIFFLSLLLNLGLFSDTASAEIKSDYPKIANYYLQPWMPAEDADELYKYDLIILDADVDTVNPELIPGIKKKNPKAIILAYIPAQGVNTEDLNSWAKLRREEYKIIKDNDWWLKDSRGDIINFSNIWPNIKFVDPGKGWADYLSTAAKNELSDNTYWDGIFYDMMFANLGWLNNGDIDINQDGKKDDISLVNQYWQKQMNDLLKKTKDKIGGKLLLANVDIVDKYAGLLNGTMMENFPAAWLGKNGWSILTDQYVNNLPLINQFPNIYIINSNLNNAEVMSDFSAMRFGLTSTLLGGGYYSFDYGDQDHSQNWWYDEYDVNLGISMSNPYNLLNRSSQAVKLGLWRRDFEFGVSIVNSTSEKQRYIFLKEEFEKINGAQDRRVNNGTKVNYIDLEPKDGVVLLKIDNMIKENSFNNGSFVRVFNQAGDQTRNGFFSYLDSYSGSVTVLNSDIDNDGRIETLVNGQGVITIYKDGKAVSNFCVYDRKFNGDVSFAVGDLNGDGTKEIITGAGPGGGPQVRIFSKDGRPLTGGFFAYDKNFRGGVNVAVIDLNGDGTKEIITGAGPGGGPQVRVFSKDGRPLNGGFFAYDKNFRGGVDLAVGDLDGDGTKEIIAGAGPGGAPEVKIFSKDGKLSSAFMAYNHNDKNGIMVMSNDINSDKVDEILVSLRGN; the protein is encoded by the coding sequence ATGATAATTAACAATCATAAAAAAATATTAATTTTTTTTCTTAGTTTATTATTAAACCTTGGTTTGTTTAGCGATACGGCATCGGCGGAAATTAAAAGTGATTATCCCAAAATCGCCAATTATTATCTTCAGCCATGGATGCCGGCTGAAGACGCGGACGAATTATATAAATACGATTTAATTATTCTTGACGCGGACGTTGATACGGTAAATCCGGAGCTTATTCCCGGTATAAAAAAGAAAAACCCAAAAGCTATAATACTTGCTTATATTCCTGCCCAGGGAGTTAATACCGAGGACTTAAATTCATGGGCAAAACTAAGAAGAGAAGAATATAAAATAATTAAAGACAATGATTGGTGGTTAAAAGACAGCCGGGGCGATATAATTAATTTTTCAAATATTTGGCCGAATATTAAGTTTGTTGATCCGGGCAAAGGCTGGGCTGATTATTTATCCACGGCCGCGAAAAATGAATTATCCGACAACACTTACTGGGATGGAATTTTTTATGACATGATGTTTGCTAATTTGGGATGGCTGAATAATGGAGATATAGATATAAATCAGGACGGTAAGAAGGATGATATAAGCTTGGTGAATCAGTATTGGCAAAAGCAGATGAATGATTTGCTTAAAAAAACCAAAGATAAGATCGGCGGCAAATTGCTTTTGGCGAATGTTGATATAGTCGATAAGTATGCCGGGTTGCTTAACGGCACGATGATGGAAAATTTTCCGGCTGCTTGGCTGGGTAAAAACGGCTGGTCGATATTAACTGATCAATATGTAAATAATCTGCCTTTGATTAATCAATTTCCGAATATTTATATTATTAATTCAAATTTGAATAATGCCGAAGTGATGAGCGATTTTTCCGCCATGCGCTTCGGTTTAACCAGCACTCTGCTCGGCGGCGGTTATTATTCTTTTGATTACGGCGATCAGGATCATTCTCAAAATTGGTGGTACGATGAGTATGATGTAAATTTAGGCATATCGATGTCGAACCCCTACAACCTGCTGAACAGAAGCAGCCAGGCCGTGAAACTTGGGCTATGGCGCAGGGATTTTGAATTCGGTGTTTCAATAGTAAATTCAACCAGCGAGAAGCAAAGGTATATTTTTTTAAAAGAGGAATTTGAGAAAATTAACGGCGCCCAGGACAGAAGAGTAAATAATGGAACTAAAGTTAATTATATAGACCTAGAGCCTAAAGACGGCGTTGTATTATTGAAAATTGATAATATGATTAAGGAAAACAGCTTCAACAACGGCAGTTTTGTCCGTGTTTTTAACCAAGCCGGAGATCAGACAAGAAACGGTTTTTTTTCATATCTTGATAGTTATTCCGGCAGCGTTACTGTTTTAAATAGCGATATTGATAATGACGGCAGAATTGAGACCCTGGTCAACGGCCAAGGCGTGATTACAATATACAAAGACGGGAAAGCAGTTTCAAATTTTTGCGTTTATGATAGAAAATTTAATGGGGATGTTTCATTCGCCGTCGGCGATCTTAACGGCGACGGCACCAAAGAGATTATCACCGGAGCCGGACCGGGCGGCGGCCCTCAGGTGCGGATATTTTCAAAGGACGGCCGGCCTCTAACCGGCGGATTTTTCGCCTATGATAAAAATTTCCGCGGCGGAGTGAATGTGGCGGTTATAGATCTTAACGGCGACGGCACCAAAGAGATTATCACCGGAGCCGGACCGGGCGGCGGTCCTCAGGTGCGGGTATTTTCAAAGGACGGCCGGCCTCTAAACGGCGGATTTTTCGCTTATGATAAAAATTTCCGCGGCGGAGTAGATTTGGCAGTCGGTGATCTTGATGGCGACGGCACCAAAGAGATTATTGCCGGAGCCGGGCCGGGAGGCGCGCCTGAAGTAAAAATTTTTAGCAAAGACGGTAAATTATCAAGCGCTTTTATGGCTTATAACCACAACGATAAAAATGGTATAATGGTAATGTCTAATGATATCAATAGTGATAAGGTGGATGAAATTTTGGTAAGTTTAAGAGGGAATTAA
- a CDS encoding glycosyltransferase family 4 protein gives MKIYFIGQKGIPSKFGGVEKHVEELSSRLVKAGHEVFVYTRPNYTDKNLKKYRGVNLISLPAIATKHLDAITHTFRACLDLTRREADIIHFHSIGPSSLIWLAKLLKPGVPVIFTFHTKCYEHKKWGALAKACLKIGEAIACHLADKVIVISPSLAEYTLAKYKVSAAYAPNGVSLPRIVKADKIKKWGLREGNYILTVTRLVGHKGVQYLIGAYKNLKTKKKLVIVGDGAYTDNYVKELKAAAQGNKNIIFTGNQTGPELAELFSNAYLFVQPSESEGLSIALLEAMAYKNCALVSDIIENKYVVADCGFIFKNKNIKSLRLKLSYLLKQPKLADKCGQSARARVSGNFNWSKIVFSIIKIYRQSSAEKNKQPKYFFKLKLARRIATMFML, from the coding sequence ATGAAAATATATTTTATCGGTCAAAAAGGCATACCGTCAAAATTCGGCGGAGTGGAAAAGCACGTGGAAGAGCTGTCCTCGCGCCTGGTTAAGGCCGGGCATGAAGTTTTCGTTTATACTCGGCCCAACTATACCGATAAAAATTTGAAAAAATATCGGGGAGTTAATTTAATCAGTTTGCCTGCTATCGCGACTAAACATCTGGACGCCATTACTCATACTTTCCGCGCTTGCTTGGATTTAACAAGGCGCGAGGCAGATATTATTCATTTTCATTCCATCGGCCCGTCATCTTTAATTTGGCTGGCTAAATTATTAAAGCCGGGCGTGCCGGTTATTTTTACCTTTCATACAAAATGCTATGAGCATAAGAAATGGGGGGCATTAGCTAAGGCGTGCTTAAAAATAGGCGAGGCAATCGCCTGCCATTTAGCGGATAAGGTAATAGTGATTTCGCCGTCGCTGGCCGAATACACCTTGGCTAAATATAAAGTTAGCGCGGCTTACGCTCCTAATGGAGTCAGCCTGCCTAGAATAGTTAAAGCTGATAAAATAAAAAAATGGGGGTTGAGAGAAGGCAATTATATTTTAACGGTCACTAGATTAGTCGGCCATAAGGGCGTGCAGTATTTAATCGGCGCTTATAAAAATTTGAAGACTAAAAAGAAATTAGTCATAGTGGGCGACGGCGCTTATACGGATAATTATGTTAAAGAATTAAAAGCGGCGGCTCAAGGCAACAAAAATATAATTTTTACCGGCAATCAAACCGGCCCGGAGCTGGCAGAGTTATTTTCTAACGCTTATCTTTTCGTCCAGCCTTCCGAGTCGGAAGGTTTATCTATCGCTCTGCTTGAAGCTATGGCCTATAAAAATTGCGCGCTAGTCAGCGATATTATAGAAAATAAATATGTGGTCGCGGATTGCGGGTTTATTTTTAAAAATAAAAATATAAAAAGCTTGCGACTGAAATTATCGTATTTGCTGAAACAGCCTAAGTTGGCGGATAAGTGCGGCCAATCAGCCAGAGCAAGAGTCAGCGGAAATTTTAATTGGTCTAAGATAGTTTTTTCCATAATAAAAATCTATCGTCAATCTTCAGCCGAAAAGAATAAGCAGCCGAAATATTTTTTTAAATTAAAGTTAGCCAGGAGAATAGCAACTATGTTTATGCTATAA
- the tsaB gene encoding tRNA (adenosine(37)-N6)-threonylcarbamoyltransferase complex dimerization subunit type 1 TsaB, translating to MTLLIDTTQKDLIVIGLKDKDKLIAVKKFKSHRTQAEKLLPAIGRLLKANKLKLSDLKKIEVENRGGSFTSLRIGVVTANALAYALGIPISGGKQPEKRSKKLAAAEPIYDREPEITKKKSRSS from the coding sequence ATGACCCTATTAATCGACACCACGCAAAAAGATTTGATCGTGATCGGCTTAAAAGATAAAGATAAGCTTATCGCCGTTAAAAAATTCAAGTCGCACCGCACCCAGGCGGAAAAGCTTTTGCCGGCCATAGGCAGACTGCTTAAAGCCAATAAATTAAAATTAAGCGATCTTAAAAAGATAGAAGTGGAGAATAGGGGAGGCTCGTTTACTTCGCTGCGCATCGGCGTAGTGACGGCCAACGCTTTGGCTTACGCGCTCGGTATTCCGATATCTGGCGGCAAACAGCCGGAAAAAAGAAGCAAAAAGCTAGCCGCCGCCGAGCCGATATACGACAGGGAGCCGGAGATTACCAAGAAGAAATCCCGTAGCTCGTAA
- the mraZ gene encoding division/cell wall cluster transcriptional repressor MraZ, whose translation MFIGEYNHNLDDKGRVAVPVKFRFMLKGGAVVTKGLDNCLFLYTKNEWRELAVKLSKLPIGQANTRAFARLMLAGAMDVDFDNQGRIMLPEYLRKFAGLKKKLVIAGLYSRLEIWDQTAWNKYKQGTEKKSVDIAEALGGLGV comes from the coding sequence ATGTTCATCGGCGAATACAACCATAATTTAGACGATAAAGGCCGAGTGGCCGTGCCGGTTAAATTCCGCTTTATGCTAAAAGGCGGAGCAGTCGTTACCAAGGGATTGGACAACTGCCTTTTTTTGTATACAAAAAATGAATGGCGGGAACTGGCCGTTAAGCTGTCTAAATTGCCGATCGGCCAAGCCAACACCCGCGCTTTCGCGCGTTTGATGCTGGCCGGCGCCATGGATGTGGATTTTGATAATCAGGGGCGCATTATGCTACCCGAGTATTTAAGGAAGTTCGCCGGCTTAAAGAAAAAGCTGGTGATCGCCGGCCTTTACAGCCGATTGGAAATTTGGGACCAAACCGCTTGGAATAAATATAAGCAAGGCACGGAAAAAAAGAGCGTGGATATCGCCGAAGCTTTAGGGGGATTAGGCGTGTAA
- the rsmH gene encoding 16S rRNA (cytosine(1402)-N(4))-methyltransferase RsmH — MPYRHTPVMLKEVLEYLRPRPGGNFIDCTLGGGGYTFAIAKAVAPGGKVLAIDLDEMAIKNWQTPDLGPRFNNIIIAHDNFKNLQKIVEEYFEAGAKFNGIVFDLGLSSAQLEDRARGFSFSLAGAPLSMNFGQTGETAENIINSRSAEDLAKIFKDYGEEKFAYKVALAIAEERRTGRITTTDQLVKIILSAIPKRFQSKIHPATKIFQALRIAVNRELENLRAVLPQAVSLLKPGGKLIVISYHSLEDRIVKQYFRQESKDCLCPPVAPICQCGHKASLKILTHPILRPTGEEVLKNPKARSAKLRAIIKI; from the coding sequence ATGCCATACCGACATACTCCAGTAATGTTAAAAGAAGTTTTAGAATATTTGCGGCCCAGGCCGGGCGGGAATTTTATTGATTGCACGCTCGGCGGCGGCGGCTATACTTTCGCCATAGCCAAAGCCGTAGCGCCCGGAGGCAAAGTTTTAGCCATAGACTTGGACGAAATGGCTATAAAAAATTGGCAGACGCCTGACCTTGGCCCAAGATTTAATAATATAATAATCGCCCATGACAATTTTAAAAATTTACAGAAAATTGTTGAAGAATACTTTGAAGCAGGCGCCAAATTTAATGGCATTGTATTTGATTTGGGGCTATCATCAGCTCAACTCGAAGATAGGGCTAGAGGATTTTCTTTCAGCTTGGCTGGCGCGCCGCTAAGCATGAACTTCGGCCAAACAGGGGAGACGGCTGAAAATATCATTAATAGCCGGAGCGCGGAAGATTTAGCTAAAATATTCAAAGATTACGGCGAGGAAAAGTTCGCTTATAAAGTCGCCTTAGCCATAGCCGAAGAGCGCCGGACGGGGAGAATCACAACGACAGATCAGCTGGTTAAAATTATTTTAAGCGCCATACCAAAAAGGTTTCAATCAAAAATACATCCGGCCACAAAAATTTTTCAAGCCTTGCGCATCGCCGTTAACCGGGAACTAGAAAATTTGCGAGCGGTTTTGCCTCAGGCAGTCAGTTTATTAAAGCCGGGCGGGAAATTAATAGTTATTTCTTACCATAGCTTAGAGGATAGGATCGTTAAACAATATTTCAGGCAAGAGTCAAAAGATTGCCTCTGTCCGCCGGTGGCGCCGATCTGCCAATGCGGCCATAAAGCCAGTTTAAAAATATTAACTCATCCGATTTTAAGGCCGACCGGGGAGGAGGTCTTAAAAAATCCTAAAGCCAGAAGCGCTAAGCTAAGAGCGATAATAAAGATATAG
- a CDS encoding penicillin-binding protein 2, which yields MSFWKKRQNSGGKINNSRINLIIAIVFLLAGVIIYRLIDLQILNYDLYYSLASDQHQIYNLLSPTRGRIFIQNDVKSADNRLYPIATNKNFALLFAVPKDIKGVKEAERISEQLYVIFKKEKIEQEVEEIFIKEDADNLSAQLKALGDIKDEAGKIKEAEIIARHQAIQSDKSFQDIRQVRREAEINLRKKEIIGAYLKKLDKPGDIYEPLEQKVDEAVLKNFYLAAGRPVDDVKIEDLEVDGNTMVILNHEAEKELKIDGIGFSESSFRFYPEGNIGSNILGFVGYAGDKLEGRYGLEGFFDQELTGSPGSIKIERDAKGYPIIINDREYNKADDGSDLILTINRSIQFMACQKLNEAVKRHGADGGSVIILEPDTGAVLAMCSSPDYDGNNFQETKDIKDFTNPAIFSQYEPGSIFKVITMAMALDREKITPQTTYDDTGQVIISKYKIENSDHKANGVQTMSEVLEKSLNTGAIFAMRAIGPDLFSEYVKKFGFGEKTGIELEGESKGDIKNLIKKPVGELYAATASFGQGMAVTPIQIAAAFLALANNGIMMQPYIVKEIIKPDGAKIETKPKIVGRVVSEKATVILGGMMVNVVEKGHGKLAGVKGYYVAGKTGTAQVPAKNGGYQAGAHIGSFAGYAPVDNPKFVMLVRIDQPRDVEWAESSAAPLFGELAEYMLNYWQVPKERNIN from the coding sequence ATGTCGTTTTGGAAAAAAAGACAAAACAGCGGTGGTAAAATAAATAATAGTCGCATTAATTTAATAATTGCGATTGTTTTTTTATTGGCCGGAGTTATTATTTACAGATTAATTGATCTGCAGATATTAAATTATGATTTATATTACAGCTTAGCCTCGGATCAGCATCAAATCTATAATCTTTTAAGTCCGACTCGCGGCCGGATTTTTATTCAAAATGACGTTAAGAGCGCCGATAACCGGCTTTATCCCATCGCCACCAATAAAAATTTCGCCTTGCTTTTCGCCGTGCCCAAAGACATAAAAGGCGTAAAAGAAGCCGAGAGGATCAGCGAACAGCTTTATGTGATTTTCAAAAAAGAGAAAATTGAGCAAGAAGTTGAGGAGATTTTCATAAAAGAAGACGCTGATAATCTAAGCGCCCAGCTTAAAGCTTTAGGCGATATAAAAGACGAAGCCGGCAAGATTAAAGAAGCGGAAATAATCGCTCGGCATCAAGCCATCCAATCCGATAAATCATTTCAAGATATAAGGCAAGTTAGGCGGGAAGCGGAAATTAATTTGAGGAAAAAAGAAATTATCGGCGCCTATTTAAAAAAGCTTGATAAGCCGGGCGATATTTATGAACCGCTTGAGCAAAAAGTTGACGAGGCGGTTTTAAAAAATTTCTATCTGGCCGCCGGCCGGCCGGTTGATGATGTAAAGATTGAAGATTTGGAAGTTGACGGCAATACGATGGTTATTTTAAACCATGAAGCAGAAAAAGAATTAAAAATAGACGGCATTGGTTTTTCCGAAAGTTCATTTCGTTTTTACCCCGAAGGCAATATCGGCTCTAACATCTTAGGCTTTGTCGGCTACGCGGGCGATAAGCTAGAGGGCCGGTATGGCCTTGAAGGATTTTTTGATCAAGAGCTTACCGGCTCTCCGGGCTCAATAAAGATTGAGCGCGACGCCAAAGGCTACCCGATAATTATTAATGACCGCGAATACAATAAGGCGGACGACGGCAGCGATTTAATTTTAACCATTAACCGGTCTATCCAGTTTATGGCTTGCCAAAAATTAAATGAAGCGGTTAAGAGGCATGGCGCCGACGGCGGCAGCGTCATAATTTTAGAGCCTGATACCGGAGCGGTTTTGGCCATGTGCTCAAGCCCTGATTATGACGGCAATAATTTTCAAGAAACCAAAGATATTAAGGATTTTACCAATCCGGCGATTTTCTCCCAATACGAGCCCGGCTCAATTTTTAAAGTCATCACCATGGCTATGGCTTTAGACCGGGAAAAGATAACCCCGCAAACTACCTACGACGACACCGGGCAGGTTATAATTTCCAAATATAAAATAGAAAATTCCGACCATAAGGCCAACGGCGTGCAAACTATGTCCGAGGTGCTGGAAAAATCTTTAAATACCGGCGCTATTTTCGCTATGAGAGCCATCGGGCCTGATTTATTTTCCGAATACGTGAAAAAATTCGGTTTTGGCGAAAAAACCGGCATTGAGCTTGAAGGCGAAAGCAAAGGCGATATAAAAAATTTAATAAAAAAACCCGTGGGCGAGCTTTACGCGGCTACAGCTTCCTTCGGCCAAGGCATGGCGGTTACGCCAATACAAATAGCTGCGGCCTTTTTAGCTTTAGCTAATAATGGCATAATGATGCAGCCTTATATTGTTAAAGAAATAATCAAGCCTGACGGCGCTAAAATTGAAACCAAGCCTAAAATAGTCGGCCGGGTAGTTTCGGAAAAGGCCACTGTTATTTTAGGCGGCATGATGGTTAATGTGGTAGAAAAGGGCCATGGTAAATTGGCCGGCGTTAAAGGCTATTACGTCGCCGGGAAAACCGGTACGGCCCAGGTTCCGGCGAAAAACGGCGGCTATCAGGCCGGCGCCCATATCGGCTCTTTCGCCGGTTATGCTCCGGTCGATAATCCGAAATTCGTCATGCTGGTCAGAATTGACCAGCCGCGAGACGTTGAATGGGCGGAAAGCTCGGCCGCGCCTTTATTTGGCGAATTGGCTGAATATATGCTAAATTATTGGCAGGTGCCTAAGGAAAGAAACATCAATTAA